A single region of the Mesotoga sp. Brook.08.105.5.1 genome encodes:
- a CDS encoding diguanylate cyclase, with product MRANFSDLFTSLEQITEIITSGGRRFEALMIAGRSISADSLHLFKVESSPKGSYSIEPVCEWRSEASDVIRVGNGRVESGEIYNLKKAIEAKLPGNTSEITENSMTIDYSAGQCRLILVCRADSKSREWKEEEKRFLKLVLCSILLEARGRITENHHEDCELALQERLLRSDELLKNFEGNVLDILAVADQRLIFKYVSPSVLSTMEYSPEELLGTNALNLVEKNDVERVIAESKALFREKRHGSFRYRARTKSGQVIWMETAVSPLFEGENIAGWTMSSREVTDEMKLQAELKARDSMMLFMNDLYVLVLSGDNLQEAASKIANRAYEEKGVVGCRITFSEEEPFDLEVSRGDTEVFPTNVRTDERVFGKLISNHIFVDNLIVEGKESRYVCIALESNDEIVGTFESLTERVTGLTEESIDLYRLVGTTMSLSLSKIKNLVITKRNHITSESLRKATEAITRDLNMRTVIESIVEGLRQVIPFYSAAVELVDGDELLIVGGSWPGRDCFVGTRFTMEEGSPGFDVVKNKLIVLAADAQKKYPQFNKPDFFFIKSWMGVPLIIEDEPIGMIAVDSEEAEAFKIRHLEALKAFADIAAIGINNARLHEEVRELSIRDYLTGIYNRRGLFELGEREIEKSKRYGTDMGLIMFDIDNFKKLNDNLGHLAGDFVLKRVAQICSRILRAADIFGRYGGDEFIVLLPMTDAQRTEEAALRICHSLEESEIVFNGTPINVKASLGTASLKEHENELEDMIKRADRNLYTSKGRGGNRVTGEPGNG from the coding sequence ATGAGAGCCAATTTCTCTGATCTTTTCACTTCATTAGAGCAGATCACTGAGATCATTACTTCTGGCGGGAGACGCTTCGAGGCTCTTATGATAGCGGGCAGATCCATATCTGCGGATAGTCTGCACCTTTTTAAGGTCGAAAGCTCCCCAAAGGGCTCATATTCTATCGAGCCAGTCTGCGAATGGAGAAGTGAAGCCTCTGATGTTATTAGAGTGGGGAACGGAAGAGTAGAGAGTGGCGAGATCTATAACCTTAAGAAGGCCATCGAAGCAAAGCTTCCCGGCAATACTTCGGAGATCACAGAGAACTCTATGACGATAGATTATTCTGCAGGACAATGTAGATTAATTCTTGTATGCAGAGCTGATTCAAAGAGCAGAGAGTGGAAGGAAGAGGAGAAGAGGTTCCTCAAATTAGTACTTTGTTCAATTCTACTAGAGGCAAGAGGGCGTATCACTGAAAATCATCATGAAGACTGTGAGTTGGCTCTTCAAGAGAGGCTTTTGAGAAGCGATGAACTGCTTAAAAACTTCGAGGGAAATGTTCTTGACATTCTAGCAGTTGCGGATCAACGCTTGATTTTCAAGTATGTGTCACCTTCCGTTTTAAGTACTATGGAGTACTCCCCAGAAGAGCTTTTAGGTACCAATGCGCTTAATCTTGTCGAAAAGAACGATGTTGAAAGGGTTATTGCAGAATCGAAAGCACTTTTTCGAGAGAAGAGACACGGTTCGTTCAGGTACAGAGCAAGAACGAAGAGTGGTCAGGTAATTTGGATGGAGACGGCAGTAAGCCCGTTGTTCGAGGGGGAAAATATCGCAGGTTGGACCATGTCGTCAAGAGAAGTTACGGACGAGATGAAGCTTCAAGCGGAGCTGAAAGCAAGAGACAGTATGATGCTTTTCATGAACGACTTGTACGTTCTCGTCCTGAGCGGAGATAACCTTCAGGAAGCTGCCTCTAAGATTGCAAACCGAGCCTACGAAGAAAAGGGAGTTGTAGGTTGTCGGATTACCTTTAGCGAAGAAGAGCCCTTTGATCTCGAGGTTTCACGAGGAGACACCGAAGTCTTTCCGACAAACGTGAGAACGGACGAAAGAGTGTTCGGTAAGCTTATCAGCAACCACATCTTCGTAGATAATCTGATAGTTGAAGGGAAGGAGTCAAGATACGTCTGCATTGCTCTTGAGTCAAACGATGAAATTGTAGGAACTTTTGAGAGTCTTACAGAAAGAGTAACTGGTCTCACAGAGGAAAGCATAGACCTTTACAGATTGGTCGGCACAACGATGTCGCTCTCACTTAGCAAAATTAAGAACCTTGTTATCACAAAGAGGAATCACATCACCTCAGAGTCCTTAAGAAAGGCAACAGAGGCGATTACAAGGGACTTGAACATGAGGACAGTAATTGAATCTATCGTTGAAGGTCTTAGGCAAGTTATTCCGTTTTACAGCGCCGCAGTTGAACTTGTCGACGGGGACGAGCTTCTCATAGTAGGAGGCAGCTGGCCGGGCAGAGACTGTTTTGTTGGTACAAGATTCACTATGGAGGAGGGAAGTCCAGGTTTCGACGTAGTGAAGAACAAACTGATAGTTCTTGCTGCTGACGCTCAGAAGAAATACCCGCAGTTCAACAAACCGGATTTCTTCTTTATCAAATCGTGGATGGGTGTACCTCTGATTATTGAAGATGAGCCAATCGGGATGATCGCAGTGGACAGTGAGGAAGCGGAGGCCTTCAAGATCCGTCATCTGGAGGCCTTGAAGGCCTTTGCAGATATTGCCGCGATAGGGATAAACAACGCTCGACTCCATGAAGAGGTAAGAGAGCTCTCAATAAGGGACTACCTCACCGGTATTTATAATAGGCGTGGGTTGTTCGAGCTTGGAGAGAGAGAAATCGAAAAATCTAAGCGATACGGAACAGATATGGGGCTCATAATGTTCGATATAGATAATTTCAAGAAATTGAATGACAACCTCGGTCATTTAGCAGGAGACTTTGTTTTGAAGAGAGTGGCGCAGATTTGCAGCAGGATTCTTCGGGCAGCCGACATTTTCGGTAGATACGGCGGCGACGAATTCATTGTTCTCTTGCCGATGACGGATGCGCAAAGAACAGAAGAGGCAGCACTTAGGATATGTCATTCACTTGAAGAATCGGAAATCGTTTTCAACGGTACGCCTATCAATGTGAAAGCAAGCCTTGGAACAGCCTCTCTGAAAGAACACGAAAACGAACTCGAAGATATGATTAAGAGGGCGGACAGGAATCTGTATACATCAAAGGGGCGCGGAGGAAATCGAGTAACCGGGGAACCGGGCAATGGCTAG
- a CDS encoding GAF domain-containing protein, which yields MKSERFIREPIRMRGKEVGSISVFYRGEGEIAFLYEEGQIVLSLAERLGKILQRIESMRALRESEERYRVTLSSIGNAVLSTDEFKIVTFANDVACDLIGLNEDKIVGKRVGEIMDIFSEDTGEPARFPWSSF from the coding sequence ATGAAGAGCGAACGTTTCATTCGCGAACCAATAAGGATGAGAGGAAAAGAGGTTGGAAGCATCTCTGTATTCTATCGCGGAGAGGGAGAGATAGCTTTTCTTTATGAAGAGGGTCAGATCGTACTTTCGTTGGCGGAACGACTCGGGAAGATTCTTCAAAGAATAGAATCGATGAGAGCTCTTCGTGAAAGCGAAGAACGTTATAGAGTTACGCTTTCAAGTATAGGAAATGCTGTCCTTTCGACAGACGAGTTCAAAATAGTGACATTTGCAAATGATGTTGCATGTGACCTAATCGGTCTGAATGAAGACAAGATAGTCGGCAAGAGGGTTGGAGAGATCATGGATATCTTCAGTGAAGATACTGGAGAACCTGCGAGATTCCCGTGGAGTTCGTTCTGA
- a CDS encoding GAF domain-containing protein, with protein MKSSKAAGGKDFSLDEFMKKVFEIVGSFLQVDRVGVYMLTDLGEIQLAISFDVKKDKVNTEKYRAMNREYANEYLDLIRQDRILSVSNLEIEGISPFIDGLKKVRVRSLIDIPLKRRGNIIGSLFCDMNTNREWTPDEKQFVASVGDILTLALEEDELITSEQRYGDFFRMNEALILLLDAPTGAIIDANAAACEFYEFSIDELKKFSIGDLATDSKALAEVERLATGETLHAVTRQRQASGTVIDVEIFASPLGSPGLEMLILIVVDITEALAAKSKLAEALRQVNVALEEQLSWLAK; from the coding sequence TTGAAGTCTTCGAAAGCAGCAGGCGGGAAGGATTTTTCGCTTGATGAATTCATGAAGAAAGTTTTTGAGATTGTGGGTTCTTTTCTGCAGGTTGATCGAGTAGGGGTGTATATGCTGACCGATCTCGGTGAAATTCAACTTGCAATCAGCTTTGACGTCAAGAAAGATAAAGTCAATACAGAGAAATACCGCGCAATGAACAGAGAGTATGCAAATGAATATCTAGATCTGATTAGACAAGACAGAATTCTGAGTGTGTCAAATCTTGAGATTGAGGGAATTAGCCCGTTCATCGATGGTCTTAAGAAAGTCAGAGTACGATCATTGATCGACATTCCTTTGAAGAGAAGGGGTAATATAATCGGCTCTCTATTTTGTGACATGAATACGAATAGAGAATGGACTCCTGATGAGAAGCAATTTGTTGCATCCGTCGGGGATATTCTTACGCTTGCACTTGAAGAAGACGAGCTGATTACCAGCGAGCAGCGTTATGGAGACTTCTTCAGAATGAACGAAGCACTTATACTGCTTCTAGATGCACCTACGGGAGCCATTATCGATGCAAATGCTGCAGCCTGCGAGTTTTACGAGTTCTCAATTGACGAACTGAAAAAGTTTTCCATTGGGGATCTCGCAACGGATAGCAAGGCGTTGGCAGAAGTAGAAAGACTAGCCACTGGAGAGACGCTTCATGCGGTTACCCGACAAAGACAAGCAAGCGGTACTGTCATAGATGTTGAGATCTTTGCCTCGCCTCTAGGTTCTCCTGGGTTGGAAATGCTTATCCTGATTGTTGTGGACATTACAGAAGCGCTCGCCGCAAAGAGCAAACTGGCTGAAGCTCTTAGACAGGTAAACGTTGCTCTGGAGGAGCAGTTGAGTTGGTTAGCAAAGTAG
- a CDS encoding DUF4175 domain-containing protein — translation MDVAILILAIFVGLVFLGLAVKLALFGLRVIFSLAFVGLLVFAVIWLLSKILTLF, via the coding sequence ATGGATGTAGCGATACTGATTCTTGCGATTTTCGTAGGGTTGGTTTTTTTAGGTCTTGCTGTGAAGCTTGCTTTGTTTGGTCTGCGTGTTATCTTCAGCCTTGCTTTTGTCGGGCTCTTGGTCTTTGCTGTGATATGGCTGCTTTCAAAGATCCTTACACTGTTTTAG
- a CDS encoding ABC transporter ATP-binding protein/permease, with translation MLQLKEVSKIYETGELKQEALSEVSVCFPKSEFVAILGPSGSGKTTLLNIIGGLDRCDSGDLVVEGKSTKEFKDWELDSYRNKSVGFIFQSFGLIPHLSILDNVGLAMTLGGVSSSERKKRALGLLERVGLSDQVHKKPSQLSNGQMQRVAIARALANDPEIILADEPTGSLDSVTGERTIRLIKEVASDKLVIMVTHNEQIAEDFADRIIALQDGRIVSDTRPCSEDDPKSELKLKKTSMGFSTALKLSATNILTKKWRTGLTVLASSIGIIGIFLVLSLSSGFGKQLSGFEAQTLSTFPIMISQTTIDIESQKPQLLEYDGRFVYPYDPSDEILIHNNDLSEEYLNYVESIDPKLLSGFTYTRHVNMNLVARFGDMAKTVDQTQVNFTAYPENRDPDTPGYLESNFDLVAGSLPVEPTDLLLIVGRNNRLSKEVLQAIGIDYERERIDFGDILGLEIKAIYNDDFYVRNGMRFSPRTSLSDLIELYYGDYGITLRIVGIIRPKKHIEFSVLDEGITYSDRLAQMFIENARQSEIVRTQKDLYINVFTGEQFASDLFNVLSVIPPDITARLVGGISLPVTKRNTLQKLGAFETPVSVVLYPKDFKSKEKILQHLDAWNEGKAENERVVYIDLASTISRLLDGVLNASTLVLLSFAAISLVVSLIMVGIITFISVTERTKEIGILRALGARKKDIGAVFNAENFVIGSFSGVIGVAIGSLLVPAMNSVIESLTGLANVACPDLIHFFGLSGATILLTVIGGLIPSRIAASKDPVEALRTE, from the coding sequence ATGCTTCAGCTGAAGGAAGTATCAAAAATCTACGAAACCGGTGAACTCAAACAAGAAGCACTGAGTGAAGTCTCAGTTTGTTTCCCAAAAAGTGAGTTCGTTGCCATACTCGGTCCCAGCGGTTCAGGCAAAACTACATTACTGAATATTATTGGAGGTTTAGATAGATGTGACTCGGGTGATCTGGTTGTAGAAGGCAAATCAACCAAGGAGTTCAAGGATTGGGAACTTGATTCATATAGAAACAAAAGCGTTGGGTTCATTTTTCAGAGTTTTGGCTTGATTCCTCACCTTTCCATCCTTGACAATGTTGGGTTGGCTATGACTCTCGGTGGAGTGTCGTCTTCAGAGCGAAAGAAGAGGGCTCTCGGTTTGCTTGAAAGAGTAGGCTTGAGCGATCAGGTTCACAAGAAGCCAAGTCAGCTCTCAAATGGGCAGATGCAGAGAGTGGCTATTGCAAGGGCTCTGGCAAACGACCCTGAGATAATCCTGGCCGACGAACCTACTGGATCTCTAGATTCTGTGACTGGCGAACGGACGATTAGGCTAATAAAGGAAGTAGCCAGTGACAAGTTGGTAATCATGGTTACTCATAACGAACAGATTGCAGAGGATTTTGCTGACAGAATCATCGCGCTTCAGGATGGTCGAATTGTTTCAGACACAAGACCATGCTCGGAAGATGATCCCAAGTCAGAACTCAAACTTAAGAAGACGAGTATGGGTTTCTCGACAGCTCTCAAGCTTTCCGCAACCAATATTCTCACTAAGAAGTGGCGAACGGGGCTCACGGTTCTAGCTTCAAGCATTGGAATTATCGGAATTTTTCTTGTTCTTTCGCTTTCAAGCGGTTTTGGAAAACAGCTATCGGGTTTTGAAGCTCAGACTCTATCTACGTTTCCAATAATGATTAGTCAGACAACTATTGACATTGAGTCCCAGAAGCCCCAATTGCTAGAGTATGACGGTCGGTTCGTCTATCCGTATGATCCAAGCGATGAGATCTTGATTCACAACAACGATCTGTCCGAAGAGTATTTGAACTACGTTGAGAGCATAGATCCAAAGCTTCTTTCGGGGTTCACTTACACGCGGCACGTTAACATGAATCTGGTTGCGAGATTCGGAGATATGGCGAAGACGGTAGATCAAACACAGGTGAACTTCACAGCATATCCGGAGAACCGGGATCCCGACACCCCTGGGTATCTGGAAAGCAATTTCGATCTGGTAGCCGGCTCACTCCCAGTAGAGCCAACTGATCTGCTGCTAATAGTAGGCCGAAACAACAGGTTGTCTAAGGAGGTCCTTCAGGCCATAGGAATTGACTATGAAAGAGAGAGAATCGATTTTGGAGATATTCTTGGACTCGAGATTAAGGCAATCTACAACGATGACTTCTACGTGAGGAATGGAATGCGTTTTTCTCCCAGGACGTCTTTGAGCGATCTGATTGAACTGTACTACGGTGACTATGGAATCACTTTACGGATTGTAGGAATTATTAGGCCAAAGAAGCACATTGAGTTCTCGGTTCTTGATGAAGGAATTACTTATTCCGATCGACTGGCTCAGATGTTTATTGAGAATGCACGGCAGTCTGAAATAGTACGAACTCAGAAGGATCTCTACATCAATGTTTTCACTGGAGAGCAATTCGCTTCAGATCTCTTCAACGTTCTTTCGGTTATCCCGCCCGATATCACGGCCCGTCTTGTCGGGGGGATTTCATTGCCTGTGACAAAGAGAAATACCCTTCAGAAGCTCGGAGCATTTGAGACACCGGTTTCCGTAGTACTTTATCCGAAGGACTTCAAATCCAAGGAAAAGATTCTCCAGCATCTTGATGCCTGGAACGAAGGCAAAGCGGAAAATGAAAGAGTTGTCTATATTGATCTCGCATCAACAATTTCAAGATTGCTGGATGGTGTGTTGAACGCCTCGACACTAGTACTGCTTTCGTTTGCTGCGATTTCACTGGTAGTCTCGTTAATAATGGTAGGAATCATAACGTTCATCTCAGTGACAGAGAGAACAAAGGAGATAGGCATTCTCAGGGCGCTTGGAGCAAGGAAGAAGGACATCGGTGCTGTATTCAACGCAGAGAATTTCGTTATAGGGTCATTTTCGGGCGTGATTGGAGTAGCTATCGGCTCATTGCTGGTGCCGGCGATGAATTCGGTAATCGAAAGTTTAACGGGTCTTGCCAATGTGGCTTGCCCGGATCTGATTCATTTTTTTGGGCTCAGTGGAGCAACCATTCTGCTGACAGTTATTGGAGGGTTGATACCCTCAAGGATAGCTGCCAGCAAAGATCCTGTGGAAGCTTTGCGTACTGAATAG
- a CDS encoding class I SAM-dependent methyltransferase: MRESWEYYNEIAGRYDYLYEEPYWRLFHVIVERLLADHVETLGEVLDIGTGTGRWALYLAEKGHRVTGVDLAEEMLKVASMKAEIAELNVRFLRSNADNLPFEGESFDYVLAMGDLLSYVKDSTKVLKEACRVLKKDGVLIATVDNAWAFLQDFLSRGEYSMAKALIEGGEVPIGDSSLSRKVFVTRPFFPGEVEFRLSESGFDLIDTASVVAFYPYDERALASRISAAADWEYKYCRNRETFARSEHLFFCGRKR; the protein is encoded by the coding sequence TTGAGGGAGTCATGGGAATACTATAACGAAATTGCAGGTAGATATGATTATTTGTACGAAGAACCCTACTGGAGGCTTTTCCACGTCATTGTTGAAAGACTTCTGGCCGACCATGTCGAGACCTTGGGAGAGGTACTTGATATCGGTACTGGAACAGGAAGATGGGCATTGTATCTTGCAGAAAAAGGCCATAGAGTCACAGGAGTGGATCTCGCCGAAGAGATGTTGAAGGTCGCGTCCATGAAGGCCGAGATAGCCGAACTCAACGTGAGGTTTCTCAGGTCGAACGCAGATAACCTTCCATTTGAAGGGGAGAGTTTTGACTACGTTCTTGCAATGGGCGATCTTCTTTCTTATGTCAAAGACTCGACGAAAGTACTCAAAGAAGCGTGCAGGGTACTTAAGAAAGATGGGGTACTTATAGCTACCGTTGATAATGCTTGGGCCTTCTTGCAGGATTTCCTCTCAAGGGGAGAGTATTCGATGGCCAAGGCTCTCATTGAAGGTGGAGAGGTCCCCATAGGAGATAGTTCACTCAGCAGAAAGGTCTTTGTGACCAGACCTTTCTTTCCGGGCGAAGTTGAATTTCGCCTGAGCGAGAGTGGGTTCGATCTAATTGACACAGCATCGGTTGTTGCCTTCTATCCGTATGATGAGAGGGCACTGGCCTCAAGAATAAGCGCGGCGGCAGACTGGGAATACAAATACTGCAGAAACCGCGAGACTTTTGCCCGTTCCGAGCATCTCTTCTTTTGCGGGAGAAAGAGGTGA
- a CDS encoding ASCH domain-containing protein, which translates to MKIPMKLLKEPFELIRASRKTVEVRLNDDKRKKISAGDVIVLTKISSGETL; encoded by the coding sequence GTGAAGATCCCCATGAAACTTCTCAAAGAACCCTTTGAACTCATTAGGGCCAGCAGGAAGACGGTTGAAGTGAGACTCAACGATGATAAGAGAAAGAAGATTTCGGCCGGAGATGTAATTGTCTTAACAAAAATCAGTAGCGGAGAGACTTTGTAA
- a CDS encoding class I SAM-dependent methyltransferase: MNSRKSFDFDKLATIYSQHRYPNEKLVEHIFNRVHYADRILEVGCGTADYVSVLSELLYADGFGFDISPSMISEAEKKNRTVDLRVADANKAFPYEDSQFDFVFNINLVHYISDLENLFMESYRVMQIDGSVLTVTDSCQDIGERTLTQYFPETLEIDRERYPGNSAIMSAMKKAGFEGIYTTKVKTTFEFKKHHYDQYRSKAYSALRLVSERGFREGMKKLEADMNKGLVMGRKAYTQIWGIKVAKRDFDLPTIFSTRFDGRERSS, encoded by the coding sequence ATGAATTCGAGAAAGAGCTTTGACTTCGATAAGTTAGCCACAATATACTCTCAGCACAGATATCCCAACGAGAAGTTGGTTGAGCACATTTTCAACAGAGTGCACTACGCCGACAGAATACTGGAAGTTGGATGTGGGACTGCTGATTACGTGAGCGTCCTATCAGAACTGCTCTATGCGGATGGTTTTGGATTCGATATTAGTCCATCAATGATTTCCGAGGCTGAAAAGAAGAATCGAACCGTCGATCTGAGAGTAGCTGATGCCAATAAAGCATTTCCTTACGAGGATTCTCAGTTTGATTTTGTTTTTAACATAAATCTTGTCCACTACATTTCCGATCTTGAAAACCTCTTCATGGAGAGCTACAGAGTTATGCAAATCGATGGAAGTGTTCTCACGGTAACTGATTCATGCCAGGACATAGGAGAGAGAACTTTGACTCAGTATTTTCCTGAGACATTGGAGATAGATAGGGAAAGATATCCTGGAAACTCAGCTATAATGTCGGCTATGAAGAAGGCTGGATTCGAAGGCATCTATACTACAAAAGTGAAGACCACCTTTGAGTTCAAGAAGCATCACTATGACCAATACAGAAGCAAGGCCTATTCAGCATTGAGATTGGTATCCGAAAGGGGTTTCAGAGAGGGAATGAAGAAACTTGAAGCGGACATGAACAAAGGACTTGTGATGGGAAGAAAGGCTTATACTCAGATTTGGGGTATCAAGGTAGCGAAGAGAGACTTCGATCTTCCAACGATATTTTCAACAAGGTTCGATGGCAGAGAAAGAAGCAGTTAA
- the thrC gene encoding threonine synthase — MWRYREALPIEFDCSIVSMSEGCTALVEEVIGGRSVFIKNDTLFPTGSFKDRGASVLISYAREHSVKSVVEDSSGNAGCSIAAYASRAGMRCEIFVPDSTSQSKLNQIAAYNSRVKLVKGSRDDVAREILETASMEFYASHVYNPFFLHGTKTFAFEVCEQLGWKSPDAVVVPVGNGTLLLGVAIGFDELRSEGVVNKVPKIIAVQSKNCSPLLQAFNKKSDLPLPLKIEKTIAEGIAIERPVRGAQILKAVTRSNGTFIGVAEDEIVEAGIEMAGRGFFIEPTAAATIAGLKKYVTSSSSHELIVSVFSGHGLKTDR, encoded by the coding sequence ATGTGGCGCTATCGTGAAGCTTTACCAATCGAGTTTGATTGCTCTATTGTCTCTATGTCTGAAGGGTGCACTGCGTTAGTCGAAGAGGTAATTGGAGGAAGAAGCGTTTTTATCAAGAATGACACACTGTTTCCGACGGGCTCATTCAAGGATAGGGGAGCAAGTGTTCTCATAAGCTATGCGCGCGAACATTCAGTGAAATCGGTAGTCGAAGATTCGTCGGGTAATGCTGGTTGCTCAATCGCTGCTTATGCGTCCAGAGCTGGTATGCGTTGTGAGATATTCGTCCCTGATAGCACATCTCAGAGCAAGTTGAACCAGATCGCGGCCTACAATTCGAGAGTGAAGTTGGTCAAGGGATCTAGAGATGATGTGGCGAGGGAGATTCTCGAAACTGCAAGTATGGAGTTCTATGCTAGCCATGTATACAATCCATTCTTTCTTCACGGGACAAAGACATTTGCCTTCGAAGTATGCGAGCAGCTTGGTTGGAAGAGTCCAGATGCAGTAGTCGTTCCAGTGGGCAATGGGACACTTCTCCTCGGAGTGGCTATAGGATTTGACGAATTGCGTTCTGAAGGCGTAGTTAACAAAGTTCCGAAAATCATTGCGGTTCAATCGAAGAATTGCTCTCCTCTTTTGCAAGCGTTCAATAAGAAGTCTGATCTGCCGTTGCCCCTGAAGATCGAGAAGACCATTGCTGAAGGAATCGCAATTGAAAGGCCAGTTAGGGGAGCGCAAATACTAAAGGCCGTTACCAGAAGCAATGGAACATTTATTGGTGTTGCTGAAGACGAGATTGTTGAGGCGGGAATCGAAATGGCAGGACGTGGGTTCTTCATTGAACCAACTGCGGCAGCAACGATTGCAGGCCTTAAGAAGTATGTCACGTCCAGTAGTTCTCACGAATTGATTGTTTCAGTCTTCTCCGGTCATGGCCTGAAGACGGATCGATAA
- a CDS encoding zinc metallopeptidase: MFWDPTFIILIPAIILAAYAQFTVSSRFSQYSKIKSSFGFNGTQLARQLLDNAGLHDVKIERIRGNLTDHFDPRKKVVRLSDTTHNSTSIAALGVVAHEIGHAIQDKEKYAPLVVRNAVVPVAQLGSSLSWIIFIIGLLMVSQILIRIGIVVFSAFVFFTLVTLPVEFNASSRAKKLLSSMGMPSNELKAVSSVLGAAAMTYVASAATAILQLLRMLILSGSGRD, from the coding sequence TTGTTTTGGGATCCAACGTTCATCATACTTATTCCTGCAATCATCCTGGCAGCTTACGCCCAGTTCACCGTCAGTTCTCGCTTTTCACAGTATTCGAAGATCAAGTCGAGCTTTGGATTCAACGGCACTCAGCTTGCTAGGCAGCTATTGGACAACGCCGGTCTACATGACGTCAAGATAGAGAGAATCAGAGGCAATCTTACCGATCACTTTGATCCAAGGAAAAAGGTGGTGCGTCTGTCTGATACTACTCACAACAGCACATCGATAGCTGCGCTGGGTGTGGTTGCGCACGAAATAGGCCATGCAATTCAGGACAAAGAAAAGTATGCACCCCTTGTTGTTCGAAATGCTGTTGTTCCTGTTGCCCAGTTAGGTTCTTCTCTTTCCTGGATAATTTTCATCATAGGTCTCCTCATGGTTTCTCAGATCCTTATAAGAATTGGGATAGTTGTATTCTCTGCGTTCGTGTTCTTTACACTGGTTACGTTGCCGGTGGAGTTCAACGCAAGTTCAAGAGCAAAAAAGCTGCTTTCGTCCATGGGGATGCCTTCGAATGAGCTTAAAGCCGTGAGTTCTGTTTTGGGAGCTGCTGCAATGACGTATGTGGCTTCTGCGGCCACTGCTATTCTTCAGTTGTTGAGAATGCTTATCCTATCTGGATCAGGAAGAGATTAA
- a CDS encoding transcription antitermination factor NusB — protein sequence MQGARSIALQTLSFFDTNGYISFKKVEMALSTLSSSDRSFCVNLIYGVLRKRIRIDYELSRFLRKPNKLPVAVRNALRIGIFQIMFLDTVPEYAAVNSSVNLVGVREFRDLVNAILRKISDTGYSKNQPLNVFYSHPEWLVEYWREVEWIDNVEELLEYNQTPPTQTVLASGKEDELIEKGFIFDKSEYSELCTVFQKGSSIENLETLDEVEYILTEVGVPVAKHSGSLTGRINAMPWLLHTLTRDSLDTASHKAKTLLKSFSKEHNDFIYYSKAITREENDMAIGVLGEFKSSKMGHFFSERNIVARFDGRGYWLQPWKAPLVCYVARLRRKK from the coding sequence ATGCAGGGGGCACGTTCCATAGCCCTCCAGACACTATCCTTTTTTGATACTAACGGGTATATTTCTTTTAAGAAGGTGGAGATGGCACTCTCCACCCTTTCTTCGAGTGATAGGTCCTTCTGTGTGAACCTGATCTACGGAGTTCTTAGAAAGAGGATTCGAATAGACTACGAGCTCTCGCGGTTTCTGAGAAAACCCAACAAACTTCCTGTGGCGGTAAGGAACGCCTTGAGGATTGGTATATTTCAAATCATGTTTCTGGATACCGTACCTGAATATGCTGCTGTAAATTCTTCAGTGAATTTGGTGGGAGTAAGGGAGTTCAGGGACCTTGTCAACGCAATTTTGAGAAAGATTTCCGATACCGGCTATTCGAAAAATCAGCCGCTGAATGTTTTTTACTCCCATCCTGAGTGGCTAGTAGAATACTGGAGAGAAGTAGAATGGATAGACAATGTCGAGGAGCTTCTCGAGTACAATCAGACACCTCCGACTCAAACAGTCCTGGCTTCAGGCAAAGAGGATGAGCTGATAGAGAAGGGTTTCATCTTTGACAAGAGTGAGTATTCTGAGCTTTGCACTGTCTTTCAGAAGGGAAGCTCAATTGAGAACCTAGAGACTCTGGATGAAGTCGAGTATATACTTACAGAAGTGGGAGTTCCTGTGGCCAAGCACAGTGGCAGCCTAACCGGCAGAATCAACGCAATGCCGTGGCTTCTTCATACGCTGACTCGCGACTCGCTTGATACTGCGTCTCATAAGGCCAAGACTCTTCTGAAGAGCTTCTCAAAAGAACATAACGATTTCATCTACTATAGTAAGGCGATCACTAGAGAAGAAAACGATATGGCTATTGGGGTTCTCGGTGAATTCAAATCAAGCAAAATGGGCCACTTTTTCTCGGAAAGGAATATAGTTGCCAGATTCGATGGAAGAGGGTACTGGTTGCAGCCATGGAAAGCTCCCCTTGTCTGTTATGTGGCAAGACTTAGGAGGAAGAAGTGA